The following coding sequences are from one Epilithonimonas vandammei window:
- a CDS encoding DNA polymerase III subunit: MKWEQIIGQQSIKNLLQDSIKESRVGHAQLFVGEEGFGVLPLALAMAQEIFEKENPASVHKVENLNHLDLHFSFPVFTENKNSLSKRLFDQWREFILENPYSSFDDWTSFLESENKQFFISADEAEDIGQRFNLKSFEGGSKILIVWRADKMNDAAANKILKFLEEPPKNTFIILCAPSTNDILPTILSRCQIVNVPRISDEDILDQLKAHHSAREIAYQSQGNWNLAQSLAENNSVASEFETLFIQWVRNAFQAKKKPEVLRDIVKWARQISEWNREKQMKFLNYCIEIFRLAMLQNYGNDNLVYKKLNEGNFNWQSFSKFIHGANIVSIVEEITDASYHISRNANSKIVLTDMGIKLTRYIHKSAN; encoded by the coding sequence ATGAAATGGGAACAGATTATTGGTCAGCAATCCATCAAAAATCTTTTACAGGATAGTATTAAGGAATCTAGAGTAGGACACGCACAGCTTTTCGTAGGAGAAGAAGGTTTTGGTGTTTTACCGTTGGCTTTGGCAATGGCTCAGGAGATTTTTGAAAAAGAAAATCCAGCATCTGTTCATAAGGTAGAGAATCTTAATCATCTCGATCTGCATTTCAGTTTTCCGGTTTTTACAGAAAATAAAAACTCTCTTAGCAAAAGACTTTTTGATCAATGGAGAGAATTTATTTTAGAAAATCCCTATTCATCTTTTGATGATTGGACTAGTTTTTTAGAATCGGAAAATAAACAATTCTTTATTTCTGCAGATGAGGCGGAAGATATTGGCCAGCGGTTTAATCTCAAAAGTTTTGAAGGTGGAAGCAAAATCCTGATTGTTTGGCGAGCTGACAAAATGAATGACGCTGCAGCCAACAAAATCCTGAAATTTTTAGAAGAGCCTCCGAAAAATACCTTCATTATTCTTTGTGCACCATCTACCAACGATATTTTACCAACGATATTATCCAGATGTCAGATTGTCAATGTTCCGAGAATTAGTGATGAAGATATTTTGGACCAACTCAAAGCTCATCATTCTGCCCGCGAAATTGCATACCAATCCCAAGGAAACTGGAATCTCGCACAATCATTAGCAGAAAATAACTCGGTCGCTTCAGAATTCGAGACCTTATTTATCCAATGGGTTAGAAATGCTTTTCAGGCCAAGAAGAAACCCGAAGTTCTTCGCGATATTGTAAAGTGGGCCCGTCAAATATCCGAATGGAATCGCGAAAAACAAATGAAATTTCTTAATTATTGTATAGAAATCTTCCGATTAGCGATGCTTCAGAATTACGGAAATGATAATCTAGTTTATAAAAAACTGAATGAAGGAAACTTCAATTGGCAATCTTTTTCCAAGTTCATTCACGGTGCTAATATCGTTTCTATTGTAGAGGAAATTACAGACGCTTCTTATCACATTTCCAGAAATGCCAATTCTAAAATTGTACTCACCGATATGGGGATTAAATTGACCCGATACATTCACAAATCAGCAAATTAA